Proteins encoded within one genomic window of Cucumis sativus cultivar 9930 chromosome 3, Cucumber_9930_V3, whole genome shotgun sequence:
- the LOC101211531 gene encoding probable galacturonosyltransferase-like 1 → MPSPLLLLLLLLSVAANAATFKEAPQFYNSPDCPSIADDLEDPDENDQHLCFNRAVHVAMTLDTAYLRGSMAAVLSVLQHSSCPQNVIFHFVHSASANSSSLRATLSHSFPYLKFQLYPFDDEAVSRLISTSIRSALDCPLNYARSYLANLLPTCVARVVYLDSDLILVDDIAKLAAHSLGADSVLAAPEYCNANFTAYFTPSFWSNPSLSLTFANRKACYFNTGVMVIDLDRWRAGDYTTKIEEWMELQKRIRIYELGSLPPFLLVFGGRIASVEHRWNQHGLGGDNIRGLCRDLHPGPVSLLHWSGKGKPWARLDANRPCPLDALWVPYDLLETPFSIDS, encoded by the coding sequence ATGCCCTCccccctcctcctccttctccttctcctttccGTCGCCGCTAATGCCGCAACTTTCAAGGAAGCCCCCCAGTTTTACAATTCCCCAGACTGCCCTTCTATCGCCGACGACCTCGAGGACCCAGATGAGAACGACCAACATCTCTGCTTCAATCGCGCCGTCCACGTGGCCATGACGTTGGACACAGCCTACCTACGTGGCTCCATGGCCGCCGTGCTTTCCGTTCTCCAACACTCTTCCTGTCCTCAAAACGTAATTTTCCACTTCGTCCATTCCGCATCCGCCAACTCGTCCTCTCTACGCGCCACCCTCTCTCACTCATTCCCTTACCTGAAATTCCAACTCTACCCTTTCGATGACGAAGCCGTCTCGCGATTGATCTCTACCTCAATCCGATCCGCGTTGGACTGTCCTTTGAACTACGCACGTAGCTACTTAGCCAACCTCCTTCCCACGTGCGTCGCCCGAGTTGTCTACCTTGACTCCGACCTGATCCTCGTCGACGACATTGCCAAACTCGCCGCTCACTCGCTCGGTGCCGACTCAGTCCTCGCCGCGCCAGAGTATTGCAACGCTAATTTCACTGCCTACTTTACCCCGTCGTTTTGGTCTAACCCGTCTTTGTCTTTAACGTTCGCGAACCGGAAGGCGTGTTACTTTAACACAGGGGTTATGGTGATCGATCTGGACCGGTGGCGAGCTGGGGATTACACGACCAAGATTGAGGAATGGATGGAATTGCAAAAGAGGATAAGAATCTACGAATTGGGATCTTTGCCGCcgtttttgttggttttcgGTGGGAGAATTGCTTCGGTGGAGCATCGGTGGAATCAGCACGGGCTAGGCGGCGATAATATCAGAGGACTGTGCAGAGATCTGCATCCGGGTCCGGTCAGTTTGTTGCATTGGAGTGGGAAAGGTAAACCGTGGGCTCGGTTAGACGCGAACCGGCCCTGCCCATTGGACGCACTTTGGGTTCCCTATGATTTGTTAGAGACCCCATTTTCGATTGATTCATGA